A window of the Cannabis sativa cultivar Pink pepper isolate KNU-18-1 chromosome X, ASM2916894v1, whole genome shotgun sequence genome harbors these coding sequences:
- the LOC115721986 gene encoding rRNA-processing protein FYV7 — MKNRTPSEDRKGKGIGVPDSVNMKRRNQNPNNTRKGLSLEAFAHARSNRSHYNPASIKKQQEFYKNAKYVSKFKKSMKQQGLSSASMPSEVEMNKKNKKSQNKTKVSLREIYEKKREEEEKARMEKEAAIQAKKEEIDKANAQRKATREKMFKKTRSGQPVMKYRIEHLLETIQGSKIYS; from the exons ATGAAGAATCGGACCCCAAGCGAGGATCGAAAAGGAAAGGGAATTGGTGTCCCTGATTCAGTAAACATGAAGAGAAGGAATCAGAACCCCAATAACACGAGGAAAGGCCTTTCACTCGAAGCCTTCGCCCATGCCCGATCGAACAGAAGCCACTACAATCCAGCTTCAATAA AGAAGCAGCAGGAGTTCTATAAAAATGCTAAATATGTGAGCAAGTTTAAAAAGTCAATGAAACAGCAAGGTCTTTCCTCTGCTTCGATGCCCAGCGAG GTTGAAATGAATAAGAAAAACAAGAAGAGCCAGAACAAAACGAAAGTTAGTTTGagagaaatatatgaaaagaaGCGCGAAGAGGAGGAAAAGGCAAGAATGGAAAAAGAAGCAGCTATTCAGGCGAAGAAAGAAGAAATAGATAAAGCCAATGCTCAGAGAAAGGCTACTAGGGAAAAGATGTTTAAGAAGACACGTTCAGGGCAACCTGTTATGAAGTATAGAATTGAACATCTCTTGGAAACGATTCAAGGTTCCAAAATCTATAGTTAA